GCCAGATCACGCTCGACTGCGACGTTCTTCAGGCGGACGGCGGAACTCGCACAGCGTCGATCTCAGGAGCTTGGGTGGCATTGCGGCTCGCTGTGAACAGCCTCATTGCCTCTGGCGATCTGAAAGAAGATCCGATCACCGGCCAAGTCGCAGCGATCAGCTGCGGCATTTACAACGGCACGCCTGTCCTTGACCTCGATTATGACGAAGATTCCAGCGCCGATGCGGACGCGAACTTCGTGCTGATCACTGGCGGACAAATCGCAGAGGTTCAGGCGACGGCTGAAGGCGCAACCTATGATGAGGAAGGCCTGCTTCGCTTGCTGCGCTTGGCCAAGATTGGCTGTGACGGCATCTTCAAGGCTCAGTTGGAAGCATCAAAATGACGCGCAAGCTGGGCGGAGGATCGCTGGTCATTGCCACACACAATGAAGGCAAACTGCGCGAGATTTCCGCCCTGCTCGAACCCTACGGCCTGAAATGTATTTCGGCGGGCTCGCTGGGCCTGCCTGAGCCGCCAGAAGACGGAAAGACATTCGTAGAGAACGCTCTGATCAAAGCGCGCGCCGCAGCTGAAGCGTCAGGTCTTGCGGCACTTGCCGATGATAGCGGGTTGGCGGTCGACGCACTTGGCGGTCGCCCTGGCGTTTACACTGCAGACTGGGCCGAACGGCAATGGTTCGAAGGCGATCCCGGCCGTGATTGGTACATGGCTATGGGCAAGGTCGAAGGGATGCTGCAACAACTTGGCTCCGACACAGACCGCAGCGCGGCATTCCATTGTGTGCTGGCGATTGCTT
The Altererythrobacter ishigakiensis genome window above contains:
- the rph gene encoding ribonuclease PH, producing the protein MRPSGRAPDEMRAISIETGFTKHAEGSVLISCGDTRVLCTASIEERIPPWLRGKGEGWVTGEYSMLPRATHTRGSREAARGKQSGRTQEIQRLIGRSLRAVVDLKKLGERQITLDCDVLQADGGTRTASISGAWVALRLAVNSLIASGDLKEDPITGQVAAISCGIYNGTPVLDLDYDEDSSADADANFVLITGGQIAEVQATAEGATYDEEGLLRLLRLAKIGCDGIFKAQLEASK
- the rdgB gene encoding RdgB/HAM1 family non-canonical purine NTP pyrophosphatase is translated as MTRKLGGGSLVIATHNEGKLREISALLEPYGLKCISAGSLGLPEPPEDGKTFVENALIKARAAAEASGLAALADDSGLAVDALGGRPGVYTADWAERQWFEGDPGRDWYMAMGKVEGMLQQLGSDTDRSAAFHCVLAIAWPGGEHAVYEGKCAGSLTWPPRGEMGFGYDPVFVPQGRDQTFAEIDPEEKHAMSHRADAFAKLVADQFGS